One genomic segment of Stenotrophomonas sp. 704A1 includes these proteins:
- a CDS encoding TonB-dependent receptor, with protein MACAGAALVASFAATAQDSTPSATALDTITVTAEHREQNLQDVPVSVGVVQGERMRDFTAGGDDTLLALSGRVPSLYAETTTGRIFPRFYIRGLGNIDFYLGASQPVSIIQDDVVLEHVVLKSNPVYDVDQVEVLRGPQGSLFGRNTTAGIVKFDTLKPTQDYSGRVSASYATYNSVSIDGGFGGPINDIASFRVSALYQHRDDYVDNTYSGPSADGTVSPKKNAMGGFDDRNVRAQLLLTPSDQFSILASAHARDYEGTSTLFLRNALTKGSNQTDVPRDQVAYDEADNNPQAYKTYGGSVKARYDFGAVDFTSITAYETTSGYSRGDTDGGAAVNYPVNGVPNGYGQSMGQIRDLDQWTQEFRLASHDDSALQWQAGAFYFNGSDTTDFYQRAWFLKGAARNPNNWVRLRNKNTSWAGFGQLSYAFTDRFTVTAGLRQTRDEKHTRLLKTADTAAGAVTYRGRTDVKMSDTTPSWDLSAMYQITPDVSVYAKVARGFRGPTIQGRSAVFNADFTTADSETILSWEAGVKSSLWDNRLRLNATAFTYTVNDIQLNGNDSDGNGVLFNADKAKAYGFEADMELRPIPNLTLSAGLSLLHSEIQDKRVYAQVCGLNGQVVCTVDDPTIKVGANTFAQIDGNPLPNAPKYNINLAARYDFPVSDAATMFVSTDWNKQGYTSFVLYDSKEFNSKGDFEGGLKIGYSGNYGAYEVALFARNITNEKNLKGVIENYMAAVYNEPRTVGVSLNMNW; from the coding sequence ATGGCCTGCGCGGGCGCCGCGCTGGTTGCCAGCTTCGCGGCCACCGCACAGGACAGCACCCCCAGCGCCACCGCGCTGGACACCATCACCGTGACCGCCGAACACCGCGAGCAGAACCTGCAGGACGTGCCGGTCTCGGTCGGTGTGGTGCAGGGCGAGCGCATGCGCGATTTCACCGCCGGCGGCGACGACACCCTGCTGGCGCTGTCCGGCCGCGTGCCGAGCCTGTATGCGGAAACCACCACCGGCCGCATTTTCCCGCGCTTCTACATCCGTGGCCTGGGCAACATCGACTTCTACCTGGGTGCCTCGCAGCCGGTGTCGATCATCCAGGACGACGTGGTGCTGGAGCACGTGGTGCTGAAGTCCAACCCGGTCTATGACGTGGACCAGGTGGAAGTGCTGCGTGGCCCGCAGGGCTCGCTGTTCGGCCGCAACACCACTGCCGGCATCGTCAAGTTCGACACCCTGAAGCCGACCCAGGACTACAGCGGCCGCGTCAGCGCCAGCTACGCGACCTACAACAGCGTGTCGATCGACGGCGGCTTCGGCGGCCCGATCAACGACATCGCCTCGTTCCGCGTGTCGGCGCTGTACCAGCACCGCGACGACTACGTGGACAACACCTACAGCGGCCCCAGCGCCGATGGCACGGTGAGCCCGAAGAAGAACGCGATGGGCGGCTTCGACGACCGCAACGTGCGTGCGCAGCTGCTGCTGACCCCGAGCGACCAGTTCTCGATCCTGGCCTCGGCGCATGCCCGCGACTACGAAGGCACCTCGACCCTGTTCCTGCGCAACGCGCTGACCAAGGGCTCGAACCAGACCGACGTGCCGCGCGACCAGGTTGCCTACGACGAAGCCGACAACAACCCGCAGGCCTACAAGACCTACGGCGGCTCGGTGAAGGCGCGCTATGACTTCGGCGCCGTCGACTTCACCTCGATCACCGCCTACGAAACCACCTCCGGTTACAGCCGCGGCGATACCGATGGCGGCGCGGCGGTGAACTACCCGGTCAATGGCGTGCCCAACGGCTACGGCCAGTCGATGGGCCAGATCCGCGACCTGGACCAGTGGACCCAGGAATTCCGCCTGGCCAGCCATGACGACAGTGCACTGCAGTGGCAGGCCGGTGCGTTCTACTTCAATGGCAGCGACACCACTGACTTCTACCAGCGCGCCTGGTTCCTGAAGGGCGCTGCGCGCAATCCGAACAACTGGGTTCGCCTGCGCAACAAGAACACCTCGTGGGCCGGTTTCGGCCAGCTCAGCTACGCGTTCACCGACAGGTTCACGGTCACTGCCGGCCTGCGCCAGACCAGGGACGAGAAGCACACGCGCCTGCTGAAGACGGCCGATACCGCCGCCGGCGCAGTGACCTACCGGGGCCGCACCGACGTCAAGATGTCCGACACCACCCCGAGCTGGGATCTGAGCGCGATGTACCAGATCACCCCGGACGTGAGCGTCTATGCCAAGGTGGCCCGTGGCTTCCGTGGCCCGACCATCCAGGGCCGTTCGGCGGTGTTCAACGCCGATTTCACCACCGCCGATTCGGAAACGATCCTGTCGTGGGAAGCGGGCGTGAAGAGCAGCCTGTGGGACAACCGCCTGCGCCTGAACGCCACCGCGTTCACCTACACCGTCAACGACATCCAGCTCAACGGCAACGATTCGGACGGCAACGGCGTGCTGTTCAACGCCGACAAGGCCAAGGCCTACGGCTTTGAAGCGGACATGGAACTGCGCCCGATCCCGAACCTGACCCTGAGTGCCGGCTTGAGCCTGCTGCACAGCGAGATCCAGGACAAGCGCGTGTATGCGCAGGTCTGCGGCCTGAATGGCCAGGTGGTGTGCACGGTGGACGATCCGACCATCAAGGTCGGTGCCAACACCTTCGCGCAGATCGATGGCAACCCGCTGCCGAACGCACCGAAGTACAACATCAACCTGGCAGCACGCTACGACTTCCCGGTCAGCGATGCCGCCACGATGTTCGTGTCCACCGACTGGAACAAGCAGGGCTACACCAGCTTCGTGCTGTACGACAGCAAGGAATTCAACTCCAAGGGTGATTTCGAGGGCGGCCTGAAGATCGGCTACTCGGGCAACTATGGTGCCTACGAAGTGGCGCTGTTCGCACGCAACATCACCAACGAGAAGAACCTCAAGGGCGTGATCGAGAACTACATGGCCGCGGTCTACAACGAACCGCGCACCGTGGGTGTGTCGCTGAACATGAACTGGTAA
- a CDS encoding Rho-binding antiterminator, translated as MTDYRPLDCDLHDVLEIACLHRALLQVELTGGGTFVARARTTLSTPDKEEFLLLDAADGERRIRLDQLHAVTTVGADGVAGQRTVLGPGSFDTRGDAEQNV; from the coding sequence ATGACCGACTACCGCCCGCTGGACTGCGATCTGCACGATGTGCTGGAAATCGCCTGCCTGCACCGCGCGCTGCTTCAGGTGGAACTGACCGGCGGCGGCACCTTCGTGGCCCGCGCGCGGACCACGCTGAGCACGCCTGACAAGGAAGAATTCCTGCTGCTGGATGCGGCCGACGGCGAACGCCGCATCCGCCTGGACCAGCTGCATGCCGTGACCACCGTGGGCGCCGATGGCGTCGCAGGCCAACGCACGGTGCTGGGGCCGGGATCCTTCGATACCCGCGGCGACGCCGAACAGAACGTCTGA
- a CDS encoding SDR family oxidoreductase has product MRLNNKIALITGASAGIGRASALRFAAEGAKLVLNARRPQPLQELAGQIRAAGGEVVVHAADVADPGTAQALVDLAQQSFGGLDIALNNAGMLGPGVPAAEFPVDAWREVMATNLDAAFHAARAQLPALLARGGGSLVFVGTFVGHTVGFPGMAAYASSKAGLIGLSQVIAAEYGARGVRSNVLLPGGTDTEMGRQAAPTGDARDFVRSLHALKRMAEPEEIANAALFLASDESSFVTGTAMRVEGGVSITRT; this is encoded by the coding sequence ATGCGCCTGAACAACAAGATCGCCCTCATCACCGGTGCCAGTGCCGGCATCGGTCGCGCCAGCGCGCTGCGTTTCGCCGCAGAAGGCGCAAAGCTGGTGCTCAATGCGCGGCGGCCGCAGCCGCTGCAGGAACTGGCCGGACAGATCCGCGCCGCCGGTGGCGAGGTGGTGGTGCATGCGGCGGATGTGGCTGATCCGGGCACGGCGCAGGCGCTGGTCGATCTGGCCCAGCAGTCATTCGGTGGCCTGGACATCGCCCTCAACAATGCCGGCATGCTCGGGCCCGGCGTACCGGCTGCGGAGTTCCCGGTGGACGCCTGGCGCGAGGTGATGGCGACCAATCTGGATGCCGCCTTCCATGCCGCCCGCGCGCAGCTGCCGGCGTTGCTGGCGCGCGGCGGTGGTTCGCTGGTGTTCGTGGGAACGTTCGTTGGCCACACCGTGGGTTTCCCGGGCATGGCCGCCTATGCATCGAGCAAGGCCGGGCTGATCGGCCTGAGCCAGGTCATCGCTGCCGAATATGGCGCGCGCGGCGTACGCAGCAACGTGCTGTTGCCCGGTGGCACCGATACCGAGATGGGCCGACAGGCGGCACCGACCGGCGATGCCCGCGACTTCGTGCGCTCGCTGCACGCACTGAAGCGCATGGCCGAGCCGGAGGAGATCGCCAACGCCGCGCTGTTCCTGGCCAGCGATGAAAGCAGCTTCGTCACCGGAACCGCGATGCGCGTGGAAGGCGGGGTGTCGATCACCCGTACCTGA
- a CDS encoding bifunctional transcriptional activator/DNA repair enzyme AdaA — MDSTATLALDARVERVCRHLQASPEEPSLQELAEIAGCSPTRLHRLFKQATGLTPKQYATALRADRLRTGLEQQERITDAFHDAGFGSSGRFYENAPRLLGMTPKQWRAGGRGEVIHFAIAESTLGSVLVASSSIGVVAILLGDDPEALLRSLQQRFRQAELVGADAGYEQLVARVVALVEDPARAARLPLDIRGTAFQQRVWQALQQIPRGQTASYADIAARIGAPRASRAVARACASNPLAVAVPCHRVVRRDGDLSGYAWGVARKRELLRREKAANG, encoded by the coding sequence ATGGACAGCACCGCCACTCTCGCCCTCGATGCCCGTGTCGAACGGGTCTGCCGCCACCTGCAGGCCAGCCCGGAAGAACCCTCGCTGCAGGAACTGGCCGAGATCGCCGGCTGCAGCCCGACCCGCCTGCATCGCCTGTTCAAGCAGGCCACCGGGCTGACCCCCAAGCAGTACGCCACCGCGCTGCGCGCCGACCGCCTGCGCACCGGACTGGAGCAACAGGAGCGCATCACCGATGCCTTCCACGACGCCGGCTTCGGTTCCAGCGGGCGCTTCTATGAAAACGCGCCGCGGCTGCTGGGCATGACCCCGAAGCAATGGCGTGCCGGCGGCCGTGGCGAGGTGATCCACTTCGCCATTGCCGAAAGCACCCTGGGCAGTGTGCTGGTGGCCAGCAGCAGCATCGGCGTGGTCGCGATCCTGCTGGGCGATGACCCCGAAGCGCTGCTGCGGTCGCTGCAGCAGCGCTTCCGCCAGGCCGAGCTGGTCGGCGCCGATGCCGGCTATGAGCAGCTGGTGGCACGGGTCGTCGCCTTGGTCGAAGACCCTGCACGCGCTGCGCGCCTGCCGCTGGATATCCGTGGCACAGCCTTCCAGCAGCGCGTCTGGCAGGCGCTGCAGCAGATCCCACGCGGGCAGACCGCATCGTATGCCGATATCGCCGCACGCATCGGTGCGCCGCGCGCGAGCCGTGCGGTGGCGCGCGCCTGCGCGAGCAATCCGCTGGCGGTGGCCGTGCCCTGCCACCGCGTAGTGCGCCGTGATGGCGATCTGTCCGGTTACGCCTGGGGCGTGGCCCGCAAGCGCGAACTGCTGCGCCGGGAGAAGGCAGCCAACGGCTGA
- a CDS encoding NADP-dependent oxidoreductase, whose protein sequence is MSEIPTTTARIVLASRPQGAPVAANFRLEQAPLPALAPGQVLLRNRYLSLDPYMRGRMDEGPSYAPPVALDAVMEGQTVAEVLQSRAPDVAVGELVLAGGGWQTHAVVDADAIGRRLDPAGLPLSTALGVYGMPGFTAYSSLIEIGQLQAGETLVVAAASGPVGATVAQLAKLQGARVVAIAGGDAKRAYLQTLGVDVALDHRAADFAAQLRAAVPNGIDVYFENVGGHVLDAVLPLLNDFARIPVCGTIATYNARGVEQPGPDRLPALFSQILRQRLTVRGFIVHDFNHLWPDFEREMPQWLRDGRIQYREDVVEGLEHAPEAFFGLLQGRNFGKLVVKLD, encoded by the coding sequence ATGTCCGAGATTCCGACCACTACTGCCCGCATCGTGCTCGCCTCACGCCCACAGGGGGCGCCGGTGGCCGCCAATTTCCGCCTGGAGCAGGCGCCATTGCCTGCGCTGGCACCGGGCCAGGTGCTGCTGCGCAACCGCTATCTGTCGCTGGACCCGTACATGCGAGGGCGCATGGACGAAGGCCCGTCGTACGCACCGCCGGTGGCACTGGATGCGGTGATGGAAGGGCAGACGGTGGCCGAGGTGCTGCAGTCGCGGGCGCCCGATGTGGCGGTGGGTGAGCTGGTGCTGGCCGGCGGCGGCTGGCAGACCCACGCGGTGGTGGACGCCGATGCGATCGGCCGCCGCCTGGACCCGGCCGGGCTGCCACTGAGCACGGCCCTGGGCGTGTATGGCATGCCCGGTTTCACCGCGTATTCCAGCCTGATCGAAATCGGGCAGTTGCAGGCCGGCGAAACCCTGGTGGTGGCCGCCGCCAGCGGCCCGGTCGGCGCGACCGTGGCACAGCTCGCCAAGCTGCAGGGCGCGCGCGTGGTCGCCATTGCCGGTGGCGACGCCAAGCGCGCCTATCTGCAGACGCTGGGCGTGGACGTGGCGCTGGATCATCGTGCGGCCGACTTCGCTGCGCAGTTGCGGGCTGCAGTGCCGAACGGCATCGATGTGTACTTCGAGAATGTCGGCGGCCATGTGCTCGATGCCGTGCTGCCGCTGCTCAACGATTTCGCACGCATCCCGGTGTGCGGCACCATCGCCACCTACAACGCGCGGGGCGTCGAGCAGCCCGGCCCGGACCGGTTACCCGCACTGTTCAGCCAGATCCTGCGCCAGCGCCTGACCGTGCGTGGGTTCATCGTGCACGACTTCAACCATCTGTGGCCGGACTTCGAACGCGAGATGCCGCAGTGGCTGCGCGATGGCCGCATCCAGTACCGCGAGGACGTGGTGGAAGGGCTGGAGCATGCGCCGGAGGCGTTCTTCGGGCTGTTGCAGGGGCGCAACTTCGGCAAGCTGGTCGTGAAGCTGGATTGA
- a CDS encoding lipocalin family protein, translated as MRLRPALLTCLLLAAAPAFAAEPVRAVEALDIDRYAGQWHEIAHLPVSFQKNCVGDITATYSLRGDGRISVTNACRIDSGERIVAEGVARPVEGQPGQLQVRFAPDWLSWVPLVWADYWVIALDPEYQWAVVGEPDRRYLWILSRAPSMDRALFDQLKARAEAMGYALAPLRVMAPLREPPAG; from the coding sequence ATGCGCCTGCGCCCTGCCCTGCTGACCTGCCTGCTGCTGGCCGCCGCGCCGGCCTTCGCTGCCGAACCCGTGCGCGCCGTCGAGGCCCTGGACATCGACCGCTATGCCGGCCAATGGCACGAAATCGCGCATCTGCCGGTGTCGTTCCAGAAGAACTGCGTGGGCGACATCACCGCCACCTACAGCCTGCGCGGCGATGGACGCATCAGCGTCACCAATGCCTGCCGCATCGACAGCGGCGAACGCATCGTCGCCGAGGGCGTGGCACGCCCGGTGGAAGGCCAGCCCGGCCAGCTGCAGGTGCGCTTCGCCCCCGACTGGCTGAGCTGGGTGCCGCTGGTCTGGGCCGACTACTGGGTGATCGCGCTGGATCCGGAGTACCAGTGGGCCGTCGTGGGCGAGCCCGACCGCAGGTACCTGTGGATCCTCTCGCGCGCTCCCTCGATGGATCGCGCCCTGTTCGACCAGCTCAAGGCCAGGGCCGAAGCGATGGGCTACGCGTTGGCGCCCCTGCGCGTGATGGCGCCGCTGCGTGAGCCGCCTGCCGGTTGA
- a CDS encoding LEA type 2 family protein, protein MRLRFRTTLIVLCTLALAACGDGIVKRVSEPAARLQQLTVGTDGNWTVALRLQNYSSMPMTFDDVSLTLAVGDTEAGTLQAKPAISIGGTSADVINLKLVPSSAARLVVADALAGNRTLAYGLKGTVAATPQEKKQRTFDISSRSTLNQAPGLPGVLR, encoded by the coding sequence ATGCGTCTCCGTTTCCGTACCACCTTGATCGTTCTGTGCACCCTGGCCCTGGCCGCCTGCGGCGATGGCATCGTCAAGCGTGTTTCGGAACCGGCAGCCCGCCTGCAGCAGCTGACCGTGGGCACCGACGGCAACTGGACCGTGGCCCTGCGCCTGCAGAACTACAGCTCGATGCCCATGACCTTCGACGATGTCTCACTGACCCTGGCCGTCGGCGACACCGAAGCGGGCACCCTGCAGGCCAAGCCGGCCATCTCCATCGGCGGCACCTCGGCCGACGTCATCAACCTCAAACTGGTGCCCAGCTCCGCCGCCCGCCTGGTGGTGGCCGACGCCCTGGCCGGCAACCGCACCCTCGCCTACGGCCTGAAGGGCACCGTGGCAGCCACCCCGCAGGAAAAGAAGCAGCGCACCTTCGACATCAGCAGCCGCAGCACCCTCAACCAGGCACCGGGCCTGCCGGGCGTGCTGCGCTGA
- a CDS encoding acyl-CoA dehydrogenase C-terminal domain-containing protein, which produces MSSYTAPLSDLRFGLHDVLKVEPLFARLGFTDATADVVDAVLEEAGRFSASVLAPLNSVGDEIGCVLDQASGEVTTPPGFKQAYDKFVDGGWTGLTASPDLGGQGLPHTLGVPLNEMINAANLAWGNFPLLSHGAIEALKQHGEAWQHEAFLKPLIEGRWTGTMCLTEPHCGTDLGLLKTKAEPNADGSYAITGTKIFITAGEHDLTENIVHLVLAKLPDAPPGAKGISLFVTPKFKVDRDGNLGERNALRCGSIEHKMGIKGSVTCVMNFDGAQGYLVGQPHKGLQAMFTMMNTARLGVGLQGIGLSERAYQNALKYSRERLQSRSLSGAKFPDKAADPILVHPDVRRMLLTIKSLVEGSRLLALHAATLIDVAHHAEDAAERERADTLVSFLTPISKACQTEWGIENTYNALQCFGGHGYIREHGMEQLARDARITTLYEGTTGIQALDLIGRKTAASQGAGLKLMLAEIEAFAKEHEGNEALAEFIGPLRAKAAEWGKLTLDVLQRSAANPDELGAASYDYLFYSGYVVLAYWWARSVAAADASAHGAAFAQGKRETARFYFARVLPRTLSHAAAIQAGAAALMAMDDERFGA; this is translated from the coding sequence ATGAGCAGCTACACCGCCCCGCTTTCCGACCTCCGTTTCGGCCTGCACGACGTGCTCAAGGTCGAGCCGCTGTTCGCCCGCCTGGGTTTCACCGATGCCACCGCCGACGTGGTCGACGCCGTGCTGGAAGAGGCCGGCCGCTTCAGTGCCAGCGTGCTGGCGCCGCTCAACAGCGTGGGCGATGAGATCGGCTGCGTGCTTGACCAGGCCAGCGGTGAAGTGACCACCCCGCCCGGCTTCAAGCAGGCCTACGACAAGTTCGTCGACGGCGGCTGGACCGGCCTGACCGCTTCGCCGGACCTGGGCGGCCAGGGCCTGCCGCATACCCTGGGCGTGCCGCTGAACGAAATGATCAACGCCGCCAACCTGGCCTGGGGCAACTTCCCGCTGCTCTCGCACGGCGCCATCGAAGCACTGAAACAGCACGGCGAAGCCTGGCAGCACGAAGCGTTCCTGAAGCCGCTGATCGAAGGCCGCTGGACCGGCACCATGTGCCTGACCGAGCCGCACTGCGGCACCGACCTGGGCCTGCTGAAGACCAAGGCCGAGCCGAACGCCGATGGCAGCTACGCGATCACCGGCACCAAGATCTTCATCACCGCCGGCGAGCACGACCTGACTGAAAACATCGTGCACCTGGTGCTGGCCAAGCTGCCTGACGCCCCGCCGGGCGCGAAGGGCATCTCGCTGTTCGTCACCCCCAAGTTCAAGGTCGACCGCGATGGCAACCTCGGCGAGCGCAACGCGCTGCGCTGCGGCTCGATCGAGCACAAGATGGGCATCAAGGGGTCGGTCACCTGCGTGATGAACTTCGACGGCGCCCAGGGCTACCTGGTCGGCCAGCCGCACAAGGGCCTGCAGGCCATGTTCACCATGATGAACACCGCGCGCCTGGGTGTGGGCCTGCAGGGCATCGGCCTGTCCGAGCGTGCCTACCAGAACGCGCTGAAGTACAGCCGTGAGCGCCTGCAGTCGCGTTCGCTGAGCGGCGCCAAGTTCCCGGACAAGGCCGCCGACCCGATCCTGGTGCACCCGGATGTGCGCCGCATGCTGCTGACCATCAAGTCGCTGGTCGAAGGCAGCCGCCTGCTGGCCCTGCACGCGGCCACCCTGATCGACGTCGCCCACCACGCCGAGGATGCCGCCGAGCGCGAACGCGCCGACACGCTGGTGAGCTTCCTGACCCCGATCTCCAAGGCCTGCCAGACCGAATGGGGTATCGAGAACACCTACAACGCCCTGCAGTGCTTCGGTGGCCACGGCTACATCCGCGAGCACGGCATGGAACAGTTGGCCCGCGATGCACGCATCACCACGCTGTATGAAGGCACCACCGGCATCCAGGCGCTGGACCTGATCGGCCGCAAGACGGCCGCCAGCCAGGGCGCCGGGCTGAAGCTGATGCTGGCCGAGATCGAGGCCTTCGCCAAGGAACACGAGGGCAACGAAGCGCTGGCCGAGTTCATCGGCCCGCTGCGTGCCAAGGCCGCCGAATGGGGAAAGCTGACCCTGGACGTGCTGCAGCGCTCAGCCGCCAATCCGGACGAACTGGGTGCAGCCAGCTACGACTACCTGTTCTATTCCGGTTATGTCGTGCTGGCGTACTGGTGGGCGCGCAGCGTGGCTGCGGCCGATGCCAGTGCACACGGCGCTGCCTTTGCCCAGGGCAAGCGCGAGACCGCGCGGTTCTATTTCGCCCGCGTGTTGCCGCGCACGCTCAGCCACGCCGCCGCGATCCAGGCCGGCGCCGCCGCACTGATGGCGATGGACGACGAGCGCTTCGGCGCCTGA
- a CDS encoding HNH endonuclease — METDTTRLGLIEAGASLSAPGAEASPNASPLHRPGTVRLLSLDAHGRVLDWITWQDAACLYAREAVAWTLGDPCLHIHGGTNRRSGLQSGMDLHPIIAARGHARSRAIDPTPNLTNPALFARDAHLCLYCGQQFGRPTLTRDHVMPLSKGGLDTWENVVTACFHCNSRKSDRTPQQAGMPLLAVPYRPSWIEHLILSNRNILADQMAFLKAQLPKRSKLCT, encoded by the coding sequence ATGGAGACAGACACTACACGCTTGGGTCTGATCGAAGCCGGAGCCTCGCTTTCCGCTCCGGGCGCCGAAGCATCGCCCAATGCCAGCCCGCTGCATCGCCCCGGTACGGTCCGGCTGCTCTCGCTGGATGCCCACGGACGCGTACTGGACTGGATCACCTGGCAGGACGCCGCCTGCCTCTACGCCCGCGAGGCGGTCGCCTGGACGCTCGGCGATCCCTGCCTGCACATCCACGGTGGGACCAATCGTCGCAGCGGCCTGCAGAGCGGCATGGACCTGCACCCGATCATCGCCGCCCGCGGCCACGCCCGCTCGCGCGCCATCGACCCCACTCCCAACCTGACCAATCCGGCGCTGTTCGCCCGCGATGCGCATCTCTGCCTGTACTGCGGCCAGCAGTTCGGCCGCCCTACCCTGACCCGCGACCACGTCATGCCGCTGTCCAAGGGCGGCCTGGATACCTGGGAAAACGTGGTGACCGCGTGTTTCCACTGCAACTCGCGCAAGAGCGACCGCACGCCGCAACAGGCCGGCATGCCCTTGCTGGCCGTGCCTTACCGGCCCAGCTGGATCGAGCATCTGATCCTGTCCAACCGCAACATCCTGGCCGACCAGATGGCGTTCCTGAAGGCCCAGCTGCCCAAGCGCTCCAAGCTCTGCACCTGA
- the dxs gene encoding 1-deoxy-D-xylulose-5-phosphate synthase → MIDSARYPRLARIRTPDDLRTFDESELTAVADELRAYLIESVGKSGGHFAAGLGVIELTVALHYLYQTPVDQLVWDVGHQTYPHKILTGRRDEIHTVKQKDGVAPFPKREESEYDTFGVGHSSTSISAALGMAIARQSQGDDRKVVAVIGDGAMTAGMAFEALMHAGGMEPEPNLLVILNDNNMSISEAVGGLTKMLGRATGSRTLNALREGGKKILGDKKNNPARFVKRWEEHWKGMFVPSTMFEEMGFHYTGPIDGHDLPALLSALKTLRTSKGPKLLHVMTTKGKGYEPAEGDQIGYHAVGPFDPDKGLVAKAGAKKPTYTDVFSDWLCDAAAAEPRLYGITPAMREGSGLVRFSKEFPQRYFDVAIAEQHAVTLAAGMATQGGKPVVAIYSTFLQRAYDQLVHDVAIQDLDVLFAIDRAGVVGPDGATHAGNLDLSFLRCVPNMVVMAPSNEAECRQMLSTGLKHPGPAAVRYPRGSGTGVEAGHDLSTLPIGQAEQRLQGSRAALLAFGSTVAAAEQVGRELGLSVVNMRFIKPLDRECVLAMAHQHEMLVTIEDNVVAGGAGSAVAELLNAEQVLRPILHLGLPDAFQHHASREDLLAEAGIDAAGIRAAVLARWPQLAAGTPPLSAAS, encoded by the coding sequence ATGATCGACTCTGCCCGCTATCCCCGCCTTGCGCGCATCCGGACGCCGGATGACCTGCGCACGTTCGACGAATCCGAACTGACGGCGGTCGCCGATGAACTGCGCGCCTACCTGATCGAATCGGTGGGCAAGAGCGGCGGCCACTTCGCCGCTGGCCTGGGCGTGATCGAACTCACCGTGGCCCTGCACTACCTGTACCAGACCCCGGTCGATCAACTGGTCTGGGATGTCGGTCACCAGACCTACCCGCACAAGATCCTTACCGGTCGCCGCGACGAGATCCACACCGTCAAGCAGAAGGACGGCGTGGCACCGTTCCCCAAGCGCGAAGAAAGCGAGTACGACACCTTCGGCGTCGGCCACTCTTCGACTTCGATCTCGGCGGCGCTCGGCATGGCCATCGCCCGCCAGTCCCAGGGTGACGACCGCAAGGTGGTGGCCGTGATCGGCGACGGCGCGATGACCGCCGGCATGGCGTTCGAAGCATTGATGCACGCCGGTGGCATGGAACCGGAACCGAACCTGCTGGTGATCCTCAACGACAACAACATGTCGATCTCCGAGGCCGTCGGCGGGCTGACCAAGATGCTCGGGCGCGCTACCGGCAGCCGCACGCTCAATGCGCTGCGCGAAGGTGGCAAGAAGATCCTGGGGGACAAGAAGAACAATCCCGCGCGCTTCGTGAAGCGCTGGGAAGAGCACTGGAAGGGCATGTTCGTGCCGTCCACGATGTTCGAGGAAATGGGCTTCCACTACACCGGTCCCATCGACGGCCACGACCTGCCCGCGCTGCTGTCGGCACTGAAGACCCTGCGCACCTCCAAGGGCCCGAAGCTGCTGCACGTGATGACCACCAAGGGCAAGGGCTACGAGCCGGCCGAAGGGGACCAGATCGGCTACCACGCGGTCGGCCCGTTCGATCCGGACAAGGGCCTGGTGGCCAAGGCCGGGGCCAAGAAGCCCACCTATACCGATGTGTTCAGCGACTGGCTGTGCGATGCCGCCGCCGCCGAGCCGCGCCTGTACGGGATCACCCCGGCGATGCGCGAGGGCTCCGGCCTGGTCCGTTTCAGCAAGGAGTTCCCGCAGCGCTACTTCGACGTCGCCATTGCCGAGCAGCATGCGGTGACGCTGGCCGCGGGCATGGCCACCCAGGGCGGCAAGCCGGTGGTGGCGATCTATTCGACCTTCCTGCAGCGCGCCTACGACCAGCTGGTGCATGACGTGGCCATCCAGGACCTGGATGTGCTGTTTGCGATCGACCGCGCCGGCGTGGTCGGCCCGGATGGCGCGACCCATGCCGGCAACCTGGATCTGAGCTTCCTGCGTTGCGTGCCGAACATGGTGGTGATGGCGCCTTCGAACGAGGCCGAGTGCCGGCAGATGCTCAGCACCGGCCTGAAGCACCCCGGCCCGGCCGCGGTGCGTTACCCGCGTGGCAGCGGCACCGGCGTGGAGGCCGGCCACGATCTGTCGACGCTGCCGATCGGCCAGGCCGAGCAGCGCCTGCAGGGCAGCCGTGCCGCCCTGCTCGCCTTTGGCAGCACCGTGGCCGCCGCCGAGCAGGTCGGGCGCGAACTGGGGCTGAGCGTGGTCAACATGCGCTTCATCAAGCCCCTGGATCGTGAGTGCGTGCTGGCCATGGCCCACCAGCACGAGATGCTGGTGACCATCGAAGACAACGTGGTGGCCGGGGGTGCCGGTTCGGCCGTGGCCGAACTGCTCAATGCCGAACAGGTGCTGCGCCCGATCCTGCACCTGGGCCTGCCCGATGCCTTCCAGCACCATGCCAGCCGCGAAGACCTGCTCGCCGAAGCCGGAATCGATGCCGCCGGCATCCGGGCTGCGGTCCTCGCGCGCTGGCCGCAGCTGGCCGCAGGCACGCCGCCGCTGAGCGCGGCCAGCTGA